The Luteolibacter rhizosphaerae region GCGGAAAAGCAGGCGGAGTTTACCAAGCTCTACGGCGAATCGCGGATGGCGCTGCGCGAGGCGATCGGTGCGGCCTGCGGAGGGAAGGAAGCCGAGGAAGTGGAGATCGGGAGGACGCGGGGCTTGCGGAGCCCGGTGGAGGAATGGCGGAAGGACGGACGGCGGATCCGCCTGCTGGCCGGAGAGAACCGCCTGCTGCGGGTGACGATCCTGAATGCGGACGAGAAGGCAGACCAGTGGCTGGACCCGGCGCTCTCCAGATTGGAGCCGCGTGAGAAGGTTGCGAAGCTCGCGGAGGGTGTTGCGCGGGAGAGCGATGGAACCGTGCACCTGCCGGGGCTGAAGCCGATTCCCCAAGGATACCGGCCCTACTGCGGCCTGAACACGCTGGCGATGGCGGCGCGGCACTTCGGCCTGCATTTGGACGAGGACTGGCTGGCGGTGGCGAGCGGGTTTAAGAACACCGGCCGGGCCGATGGCGCGAACATGGTGAAGCTCTACCACAGCGTGGCGGCAGAGGCGGGCTTCGGGCTGGACCGCTCGACGAAGTTTGACGCAGGCGCGGCGACACGGGCGCTATCGAACGGCTTCCCGGTGATCGTGTGGCGGCGTTATTCGGCGGAGCGGAATGCGTTGCATTCGCGCTTCATGCGGGACTTCGGCAAGGATCCCTCGGCGACTCTGCCGGATCCGGCGGGAGCGGAGGAACGGGCAAGTTGGCCGGGGGAGAAAGCCCCGCTGCACGCTTCCGTGATCGTGGGCTACCACCCGGGACGGAGGGAGTTCCTGTTCCTCGAAAGCTGGACGGGGAAAGACAAGCCGCGACGAATGCGGGTGGAGGAGCTAACGGCTACGACCTATCTGAGCTTCGTCTTCAAGCCGTGAGGCTGCCTGGATCGGGAGCCTCTGAAAACCCGGAGGGTTTAGTGGCAGTCCGCCCGGCGGATCGGGGGATTTGACCCGCCGGGCGGCTGACAACACACACTAACACACACACTTAACCGGGGGAAATCTTCCGGCTCGCAATCGGGGGGAAAGGAGCCGGTTTCCGGCGAACCGGCCTCGGGATTTGGGGGGCTCCCGTGGTCGGTTCGTCTCTTGATCCTCTGTCGTCTGCCGGGGGGAGCTTCGGACTCGGGATGTTCGCTGGGAACGGGGCGATCCAACACTCTCGGACCGCGTTTCGGCAAGTTAATTCGCATAACGCCATCGCGTGTGTGAGTTATGGTTCTCTTTTTCGGCAGTTTGGCGTCTTTCGCTTTTATTTCATGTAAGGCTTTGTAAATGAGTAAAAAGTGAATTTGGTAAGGATAAGTGAAATATTTATGATTCTGTTGGTTTGCTTCCTTGCTTGCTGGTGCAATGGAATGTCGATGTATCGTTCGCAAAATCCGACGGGTGAAGGGTTTCCGTGCGATTCGCAGCGGGTGGGTGGTGAGCGATGACGGGTGCTACGGGAGGAGATGGCGACGAGCGGGGCGCATTCGATCTAACCGGTGGTTTTCGGATTGCCTGATATTTAAGATTTGTTGCATTGTTTGTCGTCGCCGCTCGACGCCTAGGGCTGGGGGTCTCGGGACACAGCAATATGCAACGTACATGCGGCAATGCGTCCTTGGTGATCGCGTGCGGCGGCACGGGGGGGCACCTGTTCCCCGGGCTCGCCGTGGCTGAGGAGTGGACAGCACGCGGGGGGAGGGTGCTCCTGTTGGTTTCGGAGAAGAAAATCGACCAAGAGGCGCGGCGGAAATACACCCAGTATCAATTTGAGACGGTGCCCGCGATGGGGAAGCCGTCGAACCTCTCGCCAAAGATGCTGCCCTTCGTGTGGCGGCTGTGGCGGACGATGGGCCGCTGCCAAGGGATTCTGAAGGATTTCAAGGCGGATGCGGTCTTGGGAATGGGAGGCTTCACTTCGCTGCCACCAGCCTGGGCGGCGAAGAAAGCGGGCCTGCCTGCCTTCATCCATGACTCGAACGCGCTCCCCGGAAAAGCGAACCGGCTGACTGCCCGATTCTGCTCGAAAGCCTTCATCGGTTGGGAGGCGGCGCGGGCCTACTTCGGCCAGCGCGAGGTAGTGGTCACCGGCACTCCGGTGCGTGCGGAGATGCGTGATCTGCCGGACCGCTACACGGCGGCGGCGAAATTCGGCCTGCATCCGACCAAGCCGACCCTGATGGTGACCGGCGGCAGCCAAGGCGCGCGGCGACTGAATTCCTTGGTCGCACAAGCCTTCGACAGCTTCCCGCCGGGGACGCAGGTGCTGCACATCGCCGGACCGGGCGACCAAGAGCGGGTGGAAGCGGAAGTCGGGCCGAAGGAAGGCTACCGGGTGGTGGGATTCTGCGATGACATGCCCTCCGCCTATGCGGTGGCGGATGCGGTGCTCTCGCGCTCCGGCGCCTCGAGCATGACGGAGTTGTCGTTCCTGGGCCTGCCCTCGATCTTGGTGCCTTTCCCCTTTGCCGCGGATGACCACCAGACGCGGAATGCGGAGGTTTTCGCCAAGGCCGGGGCCGCATTTTTGGAGCCGGAAGCGGCGCTTGATGCTGCAAAACTGGCAGAGCGCGTGACGACGCTGATGAGCGACTTGCAAACCCGCGACCGCATGGCACAAGCGGCCCGTTCGCTCGCCGTGCCGGATGCCGCCGCACGCGTTTGCGACGCCATCGAAGCGACCCTTTCCCGGAAATGAACGATCTGAATCTCACCGACCGCGACCGACCACTGCGCATCCACCTGATCGGGGTGGCGGGCTCGGGCATGAGCGGGCTGGCGCTGCTGCTGCTGGGCATGGGCCACCGGGTGAGCGGATCGGACAAAGTGACCTCCGCGGAAACCGAGCGCATGCAGCGGCTCGGGCTGATCTTTTCCTCTCCCCCCACGGCGGAAGCGGTGAGCGGTGCGGATGTGGTGGTGTACTCCTCCGCGATCCGCCCGGAGAATCCTGCCTATGCGGCAGCTGTTGCGGCGGGGATTCCGGTGATCCGCCGGGCCGAGTGCTTGGCGGCGATCCTGCACACGAAGAAAGGCATCGTGGTATCCGGCACGCACGGCAAGACGACGACCTCCTCGATGGTGGCCCATGCGCTGCGTGAAGCGGCGCTCCAGCCCAGCCACTACGTGGGTGCCGAAATTCCCGTGCTGGGTGCGAACGCGAAGTGGTCCGAGGACGGCGAGTGGATGGTCGCGGAAGGTGACGAGAGCGACGGGACATTGGCGCTGTATCGTCCGGCCTGCTCGATCATCCTGAACATCGAGGCCGAGCATTTGGATCACTACAAGGATCTGGATGAGATCAAGGCGGTCTTCGCCACGCTGGTGAAGCAAACCTCCGGTCCGGTGGTTTACTGCAAGGAATGCGCGGTGGCGACGGAGGTGGCGAGCAAGTCGGCGCAGCCGGTGAGCTATGGCTGGTCCGGCGCGGATTACACGGCGGCGGAGATCCGCGAACTGCGCGGTGCGACGGC contains the following coding sequences:
- the murG gene encoding undecaprenyldiphospho-muramoylpentapeptide beta-N-acetylglucosaminyltransferase, translating into MQRTCGNASLVIACGGTGGHLFPGLAVAEEWTARGGRVLLLVSEKKIDQEARRKYTQYQFETVPAMGKPSNLSPKMLPFVWRLWRTMGRCQGILKDFKADAVLGMGGFTSLPPAWAAKKAGLPAFIHDSNALPGKANRLTARFCSKAFIGWEAARAYFGQREVVVTGTPVRAEMRDLPDRYTAAAKFGLHPTKPTLMVTGGSQGARRLNSLVAQAFDSFPPGTQVLHIAGPGDQERVEAEVGPKEGYRVVGFCDDMPSAYAVADAVLSRSGASSMTELSFLGLPSILVPFPFAADDHQTRNAEVFAKAGAAFLEPEAALDAAKLAERVTTLMSDLQTRDRMAQAARSLAVPDAAARVCDAIEATLSRK